The Bradyrhizobium sp. CCGB01 genome segment TATGCCGAGCGCGCATCGGAATTCCCGCGGCCTTACGTGAAATACAGCGTCGAGCCAGCGCGGCCCGAGGACGTGCCGGCCGCGATCGCGCGCGCCTATTACACCGCGATGCAGCCGCCCTGCGGGCCGACCTTCGTGTCGATCCCGATCGACGACTGGGCGCATGCCTGCACGCCGGTCGAGGCGCGCAAGGTCAGCCGCGAGGCCGGTCCCGAGGCGGAGGCGATGAAGGCGCTGGTCGCGGCGCTCGGCTCCGCAAAACACCCTGCCCTCGTCGTCGGCCCCGGGGTCGACCGCGCCGGCGCGGTCGATCTCATGGTGCGCGTCGCCGAGAAAGCGAAGGCGAGCGTGTGGGTCAGCCCGTTCTCGGCGCGCTGCTCGTTCCCGGAACAGCATCCGCAATTCGCGGGCTTCCTGCATGCCTCGCCCGCGCAACTCTCCGATGCGCTGCGCGAGCACGACCTCGTCGTCGTGGTCGGCGCGCCGGTGTTCACCTTCCATGTCGAGGGCCATGCCGCGATCTTCGATGGCGGCGCGACGATCTTCCAGATTACCGACGATCCGGACGCGGCGGCGGTGACGCCGGTCGGCACCAGCATCATCGCGACGATGAAACCCGCGCTCGCGATGCTGCTCGACCTCCTGCCGGACAGCAAGCGCGCTACACCAAAAGGCCGCACGCTGCCGCCGGCGCCGCCAGCCGCCGATCCGCTCCCGGTCGAATTCCTGCTGCACTCGCTGTCGCAGGCGATGCCGGATGGCGCATCGCTGGTCGAGGAAGTGCCCTCGCACCGGCCGGCGATGCAGAAGTTCATGCCGATGCGCGGCCAGGACAGTTTTTACACCATGGCGAGCGGCGGTCTCGGCTACTCGCTCCCTGCGGCGGTCGGCATGGCGCTGGGCAAGCCGAAGCAACGGACAGTGTGCCTGATCGGCGACGGCTCGGCGATGTATTCGATCCAGGCGCTATGGACCGCCGTGCAGCGAAAGCTGCCGCTCACGATCGTCGTCATCAACAATTCCGGCTACGGCGCGATGCGCTCGTTCAGCCAGGTGATGCAGGTGCGCAACGTGCCCGGGCTGGAGCTG includes the following:
- the mdlC gene encoding benzoylformate decarboxylase gives rise to the protein MAKNGTTGSKSVTVKQATLDLLRSFGIDRVFGNPGSTELPFLSDWPDDIDYVLALQEASAVGMADGYAQATRNAGFVNLHSAAGVGNALGNIYTAHRNQTPLVITAGQQARSILPLQAFLYAERASEFPRPYVKYSVEPARPEDVPAAIARAYYTAMQPPCGPTFVSIPIDDWAHACTPVEARKVSREAGPEAEAMKALVAALGSAKHPALVVGPGVDRAGAVDLMVRVAEKAKASVWVSPFSARCSFPEQHPQFAGFLHASPAQLSDALREHDLVVVVGAPVFTFHVEGHAAIFDGGATIFQITDDPDAAAVTPVGTSIIATMKPALAMLLDLLPDSKRATPKGRTLPPAPPAADPLPVEFLLHSLSQAMPDGASLVEEVPSHRPAMQKFMPMRGQDSFYTMASGGLGYSLPAAVGMALGKPKQRTVCLIGDGSAMYSIQALWTAVQRKLPLTIVVINNSGYGAMRSFSQVMQVRNVPGLELPGIDFVRLAEGLGCHAVRVSKAAELGEALKRGMAFEGTSLVEVVVDSAVPVLYGQKH